AGCGGGGTCAACGACACCGTTGCCCGCAGCGTTGCGGCCAGGCTGCCCTCGCTGCCGCACAGCAGCCCCGCGATGTCGTAACCGTTCTCCGGCAGCAACCGGTGCAGCGCATACCCCGAGATCTGACGGGTGAACTGACCGAATCGCCTGCGGATCACCAGTTCGTGGCGGTCGACGAAGTCCTGCAGGCGGCGGTGCAGGTCGCCCTCACGCCCGGGCCGCGCCGCGAGTTCGGAACGGTTCCCGACGGATTCGACGGTGCAGCGGGTGCCGTCGGCGAGCAGGATGTCCAGCGACCGCACGTTGTCGGCCGTCGTGCCCCAGGCGACCGAATGCGCGCCGCACGCGTTGTTGGCGATCATGCCGCCGAGCGTCGCGCGGCTCGCCGACGACGGGTCGGCGCCGAATGTGAGCCCGTGCGGCAGCGCCGCGGCCAACAGGTCGGTGAGCACCACGCCCGGTTCGACGACGGCGGTCCGCGCTTCGGCGTCGATGGCGAGGATGCGGTTGACGTGACGTGAGGCGTCGATCACCACACCACCGATTGCGTTGCCCGCCATCGATGTTCCGCCTCCACGCATCGTCACGGGTGCTCCGGCGGCAGCGACCAGCGTGACTGCCGTCGCGAGATCTTCGGCGTCGGCGGGCACGACGACCAGATCGGGCACGGCACGGTAGTTCGACGCGTCGGCGGCGTACAGGGCACGGCTTCGGGTGTCCGAGCCGACGGTTCCACGTAACTCGGTCGCCAGTTCCCGGGCCAGCCGGTGAGCGTCGTACTGCGCGGAGGTTATCATTGTCGACAATCTATCAATCGCTCCGAGGGATCAAGGACACAGCATGGTGACAGTCGGCCTCCTGTACCCCGGCCACAGCGCCGAAGACGACTTTCCGGCACTGGAGGCCCGCGTGGGCGGAACGGTCCGACTGCCCGTGGTGATCACCTCGGTCGGTGAGGACGCGCACCGGGTCGACGCGCTGCTCGACCTCGGACGCGCCGAACGCCTCGCCGACGGAGCCGCGCAGCTCGCCTCCGAGAAGCCCGACGCGGTGATGTGGGCGTGCACGTCGGGCAGCTTCGTGTTCGGACCCGAAGGTGCCGCCGAGCAGGTGGCCGGTGTCGCGGCCGCTGCCGGTGTCCCCGCGTCGTCGACCTCCATCGCGTTCGTCGACGCCGCGAAACACCTCGGCGTGCGTCGCGTCGCGGTGGCCGCGTCGTATCCCGAGGACGTCGCGCAGCACTTCGTCGCGTTCCTGCGGGCCGGCGGTGTCGAGGTCGTGGCGATGGGCAGCCACGGGATCATCACGGCCGCCGAGGTCGGCACCCTCGACCGCGAGGACGTGATCGCGATGGTCAAGGCCGGCGACCACCCCGACGCGGATGCGGTGCTCGTCCCCGATACCGCGATGCACACCCTGGAGATCATCGGCGATCTGGAGGCCGCCGTCGGCAAGCCCGTGCTCACCGCGAACCAGGTGACCGTCTGGAAAGGCCTGCAACTGCTGGGACCGGTGCCCGCGCTGCCGGGACTCGGCGCCCTGTTTGAAGCGAGCAGCCGATGACCAGCTATCTCGAGCCGCTCGCCCAGCAGTCGACCCCGAGTCTCATCGCCGACAAGCTGCGCCAGGCGATCGGCGCCCGCGAGTTCCTGCCCGGCCAGCAGCTCAGCGAGGCGGCGCTGGCGCAGAAACTCGGGGTCAGCCGAGGACCGTTGCGCGAGGGTATGCAGCGGCTCACCCAGGAGGGTCTGCTGGTGTCGATCCGGCACCGCGGCCTGTTCGTCATCGAGATGACGCCCGACGAGGTGCGGGACATGTACCTGGCGCGTGAGGCGATCGAACGTGCGGCGGCCGCGCTGATCCTCAAGGGCGATCACGTCGCGGCAGGCGATGCACTGCTGGAGATCGTCGAGGAGATGGCCAAGGCGACGACTCCCGCCGACAACAGTGAACTGGACATCAATTTCCATGTGCGCCTTGTCGAACTGTCCGGAAGCCCGCGCCTGGGACGCATGCACCAGACGTTCATCACCGAGACGCGGATGTGCATCCACGCACTCGACGAGTCCTACTCCGTCTCCGACTTCCGCAGCGAGGAGCATCGCGCGATCGCCGCGGCGATCAAGGCCGGCGATCGCGCACTCACCGACGAGCTGCTCATCGCCCACATGGACGACGCGCTGAACCGCCTGATCCCGCCCGACGGCGGCGAGGACGGTCAGGCCGCCGCCGGGTGACCCGCGGTCACATCTTGATCCCGACGTACTTGGTCTCCAGGAACTCGTCGATGCCGACCGCCCCGCCCTCTCGCCCCAACCCGGACTGCTTGACACCGCCGAAGGGCGCCGCGGGGTTGGAGACGACGCCCTGGTTGAGCCCGACCATGCCGGTTTCGAGCGCTTCGGCAACCCGCAGCGCCCGGCGCAGGTCATTGGTGAAAACGTATGCGACGAGCCCGTATTCGGTGTCATTGGCGGCAGCCACGGCCTCTTCCT
This genomic window from Mycolicibacterium goodii contains:
- a CDS encoding maleate cis-trans isomerase family protein gives rise to the protein MVTVGLLYPGHSAEDDFPALEARVGGTVRLPVVITSVGEDAHRVDALLDLGRAERLADGAAQLASEKPDAVMWACTSGSFVFGPEGAAEQVAGVAAAAGVPASSTSIAFVDAAKHLGVRRVAVAASYPEDVAQHFVAFLRAGGVEVVAMGSHGIITAAEVGTLDREDVIAMVKAGDHPDADAVLVPDTAMHTLEIIGDLEAAVGKPVLTANQVTVWKGLQLLGPVPALPGLGALFEASSR
- a CDS encoding GntR family transcriptional regulator, producing MTSYLEPLAQQSTPSLIADKLRQAIGAREFLPGQQLSEAALAQKLGVSRGPLREGMQRLTQEGLLVSIRHRGLFVIEMTPDEVRDMYLAREAIERAAAALILKGDHVAAGDALLEIVEEMAKATTPADNSELDINFHVRLVELSGSPRLGRMHQTFITETRMCIHALDESYSVSDFRSEEHRAIAAAIKAGDRALTDELLIAHMDDALNRLIPPDGGEDGQAAAG